In Castanea sativa cultivar Marrone di Chiusa Pesio chromosome 6, ASM4071231v1, a single window of DNA contains:
- the LOC142638867 gene encoding uncharacterized protein LOC142638867 isoform X2, with amino-acid sequence MATVPLSAAATTDRNTNNHQQEKRHRSIFELPPQFFDSCHVLSSLHSSIASISESLDNTKISAAETLDDPIKDENASKNVAVVAPRLTCNTCKAEFESLQDQRSHFKSDIHRFNVKLSVAGKKIVREEDFDELTSDSFKDYDVSSISGSEDEAEKGVGPKGANENFKQKLFIQLNTGERVSVWKSLLMNESENISYESGIGEDIGGYMPCLRENEVIERLKSLIHELRDNTHLRIVLLASGGHFAGCVFDGNKVVAHKTFHRYVVRAKSGKKQSSKDASGKSVHSAGASLRRHNELALKKDIQELLAAWKPYFDAFSCVFIYAPSNNRQLLFNGVNPYFSHQHCIVRNVPLTVRRPTLKEAKRLYNQLTQVVNELDEKEPNIKEDSGSSMSMINNGSPGSSKEDMGNNLGAGDNADVCSSYKKSDELSRSSESEIELLGRSTPLHEAAQSGDVHKVLELLEQGLDPCCKDERGRTPYMLASEKEVRNAFRRFMASNLDKWDWDVAKVPSALTKEMEESQAAKQAEKDAKRKARAKELKKLRKAKEKKAQAALSQNTSKTAENQGSTSTSSLKNSQPISKEEELKRAQATEREKRAAAAERRIAAAASLNGQGNSAPIVPSTSLPKSGLAGDINCSCCHTSLAGIVPFHRYNYKYCSTSCMHVHREILEDE; translated from the exons ATGGCGACCGTTCCTCTTTCCGCCGCCGCCACCACTGACAGGAACACGAACAACCATCAGCAAGAGAAACGACACCGCTCTATCTTCGAACTTCCACCACAATTCTTTGATTCCTGCCACGTCCTCTCATCTCTACACTCTTCTATAGCTTCAATCTCCGAGTCCCTTGACAACACCAAAATCTCCGCCGCCGAAACCCTAGACGACCCTATAAAGGACGAGAATGCCTCCAAAAACGTCGCCGTAGTAGCACCTAGATTGACCTGCAATACCTGCAAGGCTGAGTTCGAGTCCCTCCAAGACCAGCGCTCACACTTCAAGTCCGACATTCACAGATTCAAT GTGAAGCTTAGCGTTGCTGGAAAGAAAATTGTGAGGGAGGAAGACTTTGATGAGTTGACATCTGACTCTTTCAAAGATTATGATGTATCAAGTATATCTGGATCAGAGGATGAAGCAGAGAAGGGAGTCGGCCCCAAGGGAGCAAATGAAAACTTTAAGCAAAAACTATTTATCCAGCTTAATACGGGAGAGAGAGTTTCAGTTTGGAAGAGTTTACTTATGAATGAATCTGAAAATATTTCTTATGAAAGTGGTATAGGAGAAGATATTGGAGGGTACATGCCATGCTTAAGAGAGAATGAAGTGATCGAGAGACTGAAAAGTTTGATTCATGAACTGAGGGATAATACCCATTTGAGAATTGTGTTGCTTGCAAGCGGTGGGCACTTTGCTGGCTGCGTCTTTGATGGTAATAAGGTCGTTGCTCACAAAACATTCCACAG ATATGTTGTAAGGGCCAAATCTGGAAAGAAACAGTCATCAAAAGATGCTAGTGGCAAGAGTGTGCATTCTGCTGGGGCTTCACTTCGTCGACATAACGAACTTGCTTTGAAGAAG GATATTCAAGAATTACTTGCTGCTTGGAAGCCTTATTTTGATGCTTTCTCTTGCGTTTTCATTTATGCTCCGTCAAACAACCGTCAACTTCTCTTTAATGGGGTAAACCCATATTTTAGCCATCAGCATTGCATTGTTCGAAATGTTCCATTGACTGTtaggaggcctaccttaaaggaaGCCAAGCGTTTATATAATCAATTGACACAAGTTGTCAATGAATTAGATGAGAAGGAACCAAACATCAAAGAGGACTCAGGTTCAAGTATGAGTATGATAAATAATGGCAGCCCAGGCTCCAGCAAAGAAGACATGGGTAACAACTTGGGTGCTGGGGATAATGCTGATGTTTGTTCAAGTTACAAAAAATCTGATGAACTATCTAGATCAAGTGAGAGTGAGATCGAACTTCTGGGTAGATCAACTCCTCTGCATGAAGCAGCACAATCTGGCGATGTTCATAAGGTTTTGGAACTCCTAGAACAGGGTCTTGATCCTTGCTGCAAGGATGAAAGAGGACGCACCCCATATATGCTGGCAAGTGAGAAGGAAGTCAGGAATGCTTTTAGAAGGTTTATGGCCTCAAACCTTGATAAGTGGGATTGGGATGTCGCTAAAGTGCCTAGTGCATTGACAAAAGAAATGGAGGAATCTCAAGCTGCTAAGCag GCAGAAAAAGATGCAAAGAGGAAAGCAAGAGCAAaagaattgaagaaattacgtaaagcaaaagaaaagaag GCTCAGGCTGCCCTAAGTCAAAATACTTCAAAAACTGCAGAGAATCAAGGGTCTACTTCAACTTCTAGTCTCAAAAATTCCCAACCTATCTCAAAAGAG GAGGAACTGAAAAGGGCTCAGGCCACTGAGAGGGAAAAGAGAGCAGCTGCTGCTGAGAGGAGAATAGCCGCAGCTGCATCCCTCAATGGTCAAGGTAATAGTGCCCCAATTGTACCGAGCACTTCACTACCGAAAAGTGGGTTAGCTGGCGACATTAACTGCTCCTGTTGTCATACTTCGTTGGCTGGTATAGTTCCTTTTCATAGATATAACTACAAGTACTGCAGCACCTCATGCATGCACGTACACAGGGAGATCCTTGAGGATGAATAA
- the LOC142638867 gene encoding uncharacterized protein LOC142638867 isoform X1, with product MATVPLSAAATTDRNTNNHQQEKRHRSIFELPPQFFDSCHVLSSLHSSIASISESLDNTKISAAETLDDPIKDENASKNVAVVAPRLTCNTCKAEFESLQDQRSHFKSDIHRFNVKLSVAGKKIVREEDFDELTSDSFKDYDVSSISGSEDEAEKGVGPKGANENFKQKLFIQLNTGERVSVWKSLLMNESENISYESGIGEDIGGYMPCLRENEVIERLKSLIHELRDNTHLRIVLLASGGHFAGCVFDGNKVVAHKTFHRYVVRAKSGKKQSSKDASGKSVHSAGASLRRHNELALKKDIQELLAAWKPYFDAFSCVFIYAPSNNRQLLFNGVNPYFSHQHCIVRNVPLTVRRPTLKEAKRLYNQLTQVVNELDEKEPNIKEDSGSSMSMINNGSPGSSKEDMGNNLGAGDNADVCSSYKKSDELSRSSESEIELLGRSTPLHEAAQSGDVHKVLELLEQGLDPCCKDERGRTPYMLASEKEVRNAFRRFMASNLDKWDWDVAKVPSALTKEMEESQAAKQAEKDAKRKARAKELKKLRKAKEKKVQAQAALSQNTSKTAENQGSTSTSSLKNSQPISKEEELKRAQATEREKRAAAAERRIAAAASLNGQGNSAPIVPSTSLPKSGLAGDINCSCCHTSLAGIVPFHRYNYKYCSTSCMHVHREILEDE from the exons ATGGCGACCGTTCCTCTTTCCGCCGCCGCCACCACTGACAGGAACACGAACAACCATCAGCAAGAGAAACGACACCGCTCTATCTTCGAACTTCCACCACAATTCTTTGATTCCTGCCACGTCCTCTCATCTCTACACTCTTCTATAGCTTCAATCTCCGAGTCCCTTGACAACACCAAAATCTCCGCCGCCGAAACCCTAGACGACCCTATAAAGGACGAGAATGCCTCCAAAAACGTCGCCGTAGTAGCACCTAGATTGACCTGCAATACCTGCAAGGCTGAGTTCGAGTCCCTCCAAGACCAGCGCTCACACTTCAAGTCCGACATTCACAGATTCAAT GTGAAGCTTAGCGTTGCTGGAAAGAAAATTGTGAGGGAGGAAGACTTTGATGAGTTGACATCTGACTCTTTCAAAGATTATGATGTATCAAGTATATCTGGATCAGAGGATGAAGCAGAGAAGGGAGTCGGCCCCAAGGGAGCAAATGAAAACTTTAAGCAAAAACTATTTATCCAGCTTAATACGGGAGAGAGAGTTTCAGTTTGGAAGAGTTTACTTATGAATGAATCTGAAAATATTTCTTATGAAAGTGGTATAGGAGAAGATATTGGAGGGTACATGCCATGCTTAAGAGAGAATGAAGTGATCGAGAGACTGAAAAGTTTGATTCATGAACTGAGGGATAATACCCATTTGAGAATTGTGTTGCTTGCAAGCGGTGGGCACTTTGCTGGCTGCGTCTTTGATGGTAATAAGGTCGTTGCTCACAAAACATTCCACAG ATATGTTGTAAGGGCCAAATCTGGAAAGAAACAGTCATCAAAAGATGCTAGTGGCAAGAGTGTGCATTCTGCTGGGGCTTCACTTCGTCGACATAACGAACTTGCTTTGAAGAAG GATATTCAAGAATTACTTGCTGCTTGGAAGCCTTATTTTGATGCTTTCTCTTGCGTTTTCATTTATGCTCCGTCAAACAACCGTCAACTTCTCTTTAATGGGGTAAACCCATATTTTAGCCATCAGCATTGCATTGTTCGAAATGTTCCATTGACTGTtaggaggcctaccttaaaggaaGCCAAGCGTTTATATAATCAATTGACACAAGTTGTCAATGAATTAGATGAGAAGGAACCAAACATCAAAGAGGACTCAGGTTCAAGTATGAGTATGATAAATAATGGCAGCCCAGGCTCCAGCAAAGAAGACATGGGTAACAACTTGGGTGCTGGGGATAATGCTGATGTTTGTTCAAGTTACAAAAAATCTGATGAACTATCTAGATCAAGTGAGAGTGAGATCGAACTTCTGGGTAGATCAACTCCTCTGCATGAAGCAGCACAATCTGGCGATGTTCATAAGGTTTTGGAACTCCTAGAACAGGGTCTTGATCCTTGCTGCAAGGATGAAAGAGGACGCACCCCATATATGCTGGCAAGTGAGAAGGAAGTCAGGAATGCTTTTAGAAGGTTTATGGCCTCAAACCTTGATAAGTGGGATTGGGATGTCGCTAAAGTGCCTAGTGCATTGACAAAAGAAATGGAGGAATCTCAAGCTGCTAAGCag GCAGAAAAAGATGCAAAGAGGAAAGCAAGAGCAAaagaattgaagaaattacgtaaagcaaaagaaaagaaggttcAG GCTCAGGCTGCCCTAAGTCAAAATACTTCAAAAACTGCAGAGAATCAAGGGTCTACTTCAACTTCTAGTCTCAAAAATTCCCAACCTATCTCAAAAGAG GAGGAACTGAAAAGGGCTCAGGCCACTGAGAGGGAAAAGAGAGCAGCTGCTGCTGAGAGGAGAATAGCCGCAGCTGCATCCCTCAATGGTCAAGGTAATAGTGCCCCAATTGTACCGAGCACTTCACTACCGAAAAGTGGGTTAGCTGGCGACATTAACTGCTCCTGTTGTCATACTTCGTTGGCTGGTATAGTTCCTTTTCATAGATATAACTACAAGTACTGCAGCACCTCATGCATGCACGTACACAGGGAGATCCTTGAGGATGAATAA
- the LOC142638868 gene encoding thioredoxin reductase 2-like, producing the protein MSYKNKLFPLIKRLVRLDYTPAASYSSRSAMEDYQKLLKTKVCIIGSGPAAHTAAIYAARAELKPILFEGWMANGIAPGGQLTTTSEVENFPGFPDGINGIELMDRCRAQSHRFGTEIFTETVNTVDFSTTPFKVFAESRTVIADSVIVATGAVAKRLEFTGSGEGANGFWNRGISACAVCDGAAPIFRNKPLAVIGGGDSAMEEATFLTKYGSMVYIIHRRDSFRASKIMQQRALDNPKIKVLWNSVVEEAYADETNGRVLGGLKVRNVVTGEVSNLKASGLFFAIGHEPATKFLGGQLELDSDGYVVTKPGTTKTSVHGVFAAGDVQDKKYRQAVTAAGTGCMAALDAEHYLQEIGSQEGKKD; encoded by the coding sequence ATGAGTTATAAGAACAAACTCTTCCCTCTTATCAAGAGACTCGTTCGACTGGACTATACTCCCGCCGCCTCATATTCCTCAAGGTCTGCCATGGAAGACTACCAGAAACTCCTCAAAACCAAGGTCTGCATAATCGGAAGTGGCCCAGCGGCTCACACCGCCGCCATATACGCTGCACGAGCAGAGCTCAAGCCCATTCTCTTCGAAGGTTGGATGGCCAATGGAATCGCGCCAGGTGGCCAGCTCACCACCACCTCCGAAGTCGAAAATTTCCCAGGCTTCCCTGACGGAATCAACGGGATCGAGCTCATGGACCGTTGCCGAGCTCAGTCTCACCGTTTCGGCACAGAGATTTTCACCGAAACCGTCAACACCGTCGACTTCTCCACCACTCCTTTCAAGGTCTTCGCCGAATCCAGAACCGTCATCGCCGATTCCGTCATCGTCGCCACCGGCGCCGTCGCCAAGCGTTTGGAATTCACCGGCTCCGGCGAAGGCGCCAACGGGTTCTGGAACCGTGGAATCTCAGCTTGCGCCGTTTGCGACGGAGCCGCACCGATTTTCCGTAACAAACCCCTGGCTGTGATCGGCGGCGGAGACTCGGCGATGGAAGAGGCAACCTTCCTCACAAAGTACGGTTCCATGGTGTATATAATTCACCGGAGGGACTCGTTTAGGGCTTCGAAGATCATGCAACAGAGAGCGCTGGATAACCCTAAGATCAAGGTGCTGTGGAACTCGGTGGTGGAAGAAGCGTACGCGGACGAGACTAATGGTAGAGTTTTGGGAGGGTTGAAGGTGAGGAATGTGGTGACTGGGGAGGTTTCGAATTTAAAGGCGTCGGGATTGTTCTTCGCGATAGGCCACGAGCCGGCTACCAAGTTTTTGGGTGGGCAGCTGGAGCTTGATTCTGATGGTTACGTTGTGACGAAGCCGGGCACGACTAAGACTAGTGTGCACGGAGTTTTTGCTGCTGGTGATGTTCAGGACAAGAAGTATAGGCAGGCTGTTACTGCAGCTGGAACTG
- the LOC142638662 gene encoding peptidyl-prolyl cis-trans isomerase CYP18-1, which yields MSVTLHTNLGDIKCEIFCDEVPKTAENFLALCASGYYDGTVFHRNIKGFMIQGGDPTGTGKGGTSIWGKKFNDEIRESLKHNARGILSMANSGPNTNGSQFFISYAKQPHLNGLYTIFGKVIHGFEVLDLMEKTQTGPGDRPLAEIRLNRVTMHANPLAG from the exons ATG TCAGTAACGCTGCACACAAACCTCGGCGACATAAAGTGCGAGATCTTCTGCGACGAGGTCCCCAAGACTGCCGAG AACTTTTTGGCACTATGTGCAAGCGGTTATTATGATGGGACCGTATTTCACCGAAATATAAAAGGTTTTATGATTCAAGGTGGAGACCCAACAGGTACAGGCAAGGGGGGTACGAGTATATGGGGCAAGAAGTTCAATGATGAGATAAGAGAGTCTCTCAAG CACAACGCGAGAGGGATACTTTCAATGGCCAATAGTGGCCCCAATACTAATGGAAGCCAGTTCTTCATAAGTTATGCAAAGCAGCCACATTTGAACGGATTGTACACTATATTTGGCAAGGTGATTCACGGTTTTGAAGTCCTTGATCTCATGGAAAAG ACTCAAACAGGTCCAGGAGATCGACCGCTGGCAGAGATTAGACTCAATCGCGTGACAATGCATGCTAATCCACTTGCTGGTTAG